A single region of the Geobacillus subterraneus genome encodes:
- a CDS encoding ABC transporter permease, whose product MRSNRLQQFLIPLLAVLLGMIAGSVVMLASGYNPVAGFGSLIYGAFGDAYYIGETIRQTTPYILTGLAVAFAFRTGLFNIGVEGQLIVGWLAAVWVGVSFDLPKIIHLPLAILAAALAGALWGLLPGVLKAYVKVHEVIITIMMNYIALHVTNAIIRSVLSDEGFKSDPVKESASLQSEFLESITYHSTMHYGILIAIAAAFVMWFLLERTTKGFELRAVGFNQHASQYAGMNVRANIILAMVISGAFAGVAGAMEGLGTFGNISTKAGFTGLGFDGIAVALIGGNNAFGILLSALLFGALKVGSLEMPSGAGVPTELVDIIIALIIFFVASSYMIRWLLSRWQKGAE is encoded by the coding sequence ATGAGGTCGAATCGTCTCCAGCAGTTTTTGATTCCATTGTTGGCCGTTTTGCTCGGTATGATCGCCGGCTCGGTCGTCATGCTCGCAAGCGGCTACAATCCGGTCGCCGGTTTTGGCTCCCTCATATACGGGGCGTTTGGAGATGCGTATTACATCGGGGAAACGATCCGCCAGACGACGCCTTACATTTTAACGGGGCTGGCGGTAGCCTTTGCCTTTCGCACCGGTTTGTTTAACATCGGGGTCGAGGGTCAGCTCATCGTCGGCTGGCTGGCCGCCGTTTGGGTCGGCGTATCTTTCGACTTGCCGAAGATCATCCATTTGCCGCTAGCCATTTTGGCCGCCGCTTTAGCCGGGGCGCTATGGGGATTGCTTCCGGGCGTATTAAAGGCGTACGTAAAAGTGCATGAAGTCATTATTACGATTATGATGAACTATATCGCTTTGCACGTGACGAACGCCATCATCCGTTCCGTGCTGTCGGATGAAGGGTTCAAGTCCGACCCGGTCAAGGAAAGCGCCTCGCTCCAATCGGAATTTTTGGAGTCCATCACGTACCATTCGACGATGCACTACGGCATTTTGATCGCCATTGCCGCCGCGTTTGTCATGTGGTTTTTGCTTGAACGAACGACGAAAGGATTTGAGCTGCGGGCGGTCGGATTCAACCAGCATGCCTCACAATATGCCGGCATGAACGTGCGCGCCAACATCATTTTAGCCATGGTCATCTCCGGCGCCTTTGCCGGCGTGGCCGGGGCGATGGAAGGGCTCGGCACGTTCGGCAATATTTCGACGAAAGCCGGGTTTACCGGCCTTGGGTTTGACGGCATTGCTGTTGCCTTAATTGGCGGCAACAACGCGTTTGGCATTTTGCTTTCCGCGTTGCTGTTCGGCGCCTTGAAAGTCGGGTCGCTTGAGATGCCCTCGGGCGCCGGCGTGCCAACGGAACTCGTCGATATTATTATCGCGCTTATTATTTTCTTTGTCGCATCCAGCTATATGATTCGCTGGCTGTTATCTCGTTGGCAAAAGGGGGCGGAGTAA
- a CDS encoding ABC transporter ATP-binding protein, producing the protein MEYVIEMLNIRKVFGTFVANDNITLQVKKGEIHALLGENGAGKSTLMNVLFGLYQPDGGEIRVKGKPVRITDPNVANDLGIGMVHQHFMLVDTFTVTENIILGSEPTRTGTIDMKRAEQEVRELSERYGLAVDPTAKIADISVGMQQRVEILKTLYRGADILIFDEPTAVLTPQEIRELIEIMRTLVREGKSIILITHKLKEIMEVCDRVTVIRRGKGIATLNVAETNPNELAALMVGREVQFTTEKRPAEPGTPVLEIENLIVKDARGVTAVNGLNLTVRAGEIVGIAGVDGNGQTELIEALTGLIKAESGTIRLNGQEITNLPPRQIIEAGIGHIPQDRHKHGLVLDFPIGENMVLQTYYKPPYSKRGILNFQAIYEKARQLIREFDVRTPDEYTKARALSGGNQQKAIIGREVDRNPDLLIAAQPTRGLDVGAIEFIHKRLIEQRDRGKAVLLVSFELDEVMNVSDRIAVIYEGKIVAIVDPKETTEQELGLLMAGSKRKEAGVSS; encoded by the coding sequence TTGGAATATGTAATTGAAATGCTCAATATTCGCAAAGTGTTCGGCACGTTCGTCGCCAATGACAACATTACGCTGCAGGTGAAAAAAGGGGAAATTCATGCCCTCCTTGGCGAAAACGGCGCCGGTAAATCGACGCTGATGAACGTGCTGTTTGGCCTCTACCAGCCGGATGGCGGGGAAATCCGCGTCAAAGGGAAGCCGGTGCGCATCACCGACCCGAATGTCGCCAACGACCTTGGCATCGGGATGGTGCACCAGCACTTTATGCTCGTCGATACGTTTACAGTGACGGAAAACATCATTTTAGGCAGCGAGCCGACACGGACGGGAACGATCGACATGAAGCGAGCTGAACAAGAAGTGCGCGAACTGTCGGAGCGGTATGGACTGGCGGTTGACCCAACAGCGAAAATCGCCGATATTTCCGTCGGCATGCAGCAGCGCGTCGAAATTTTAAAGACGCTCTATCGGGGCGCTGACATTTTGATTTTTGACGAACCGACAGCCGTCTTAACGCCGCAGGAAATCCGCGAGCTCATCGAAATTATGCGTACGCTTGTCCGCGAAGGAAAATCGATTATTTTAATTACGCACAAGCTCAAAGAAATTATGGAAGTGTGCGATCGCGTCACCGTCATCCGCCGCGGCAAAGGAATCGCAACGCTTAACGTTGCCGAAACGAATCCGAACGAATTGGCGGCGCTCATGGTCGGCCGCGAGGTGCAGTTTACGACCGAAAAACGGCCGGCCGAACCGGGAACGCCGGTGCTCGAAATCGAAAACTTAATCGTCAAAGACGCCCGAGGGGTCACGGCGGTCAACGGCTTGAACTTGACGGTGCGCGCCGGTGAGATCGTCGGCATCGCCGGGGTCGACGGCAACGGGCAAACCGAGCTGATTGAAGCGCTAACCGGCCTGATTAAGGCGGAATCAGGAACGATTAGGCTAAACGGCCAAGAGATTACGAACTTGCCGCCGCGCCAAATCATTGAAGCCGGCATCGGCCATATTCCACAAGACCGGCATAAGCACGGGCTTGTGCTTGATTTTCCGATCGGCGAAAACATGGTGCTGCAAACGTACTATAAGCCGCCGTATTCGAAACGGGGCATCTTAAACTTTCAAGCGATTTATGAAAAAGCCCGTCAGCTCATCCGCGAGTTTGACGTGCGCACGCCGGACGAATATACGAAAGCGCGGGCGCTATCCGGCGGCAACCAGCAAAAAGCGATCATCGGCCGCGAAGTCGACCGCAATCCGGACTTATTGATTGCTGCCCAGCCGACAAGGGGGCTTGATGTCGGAGCGATTGAGTTCATCCATAAGCGGCTCATCGAGCAGCGCGACCGGGGAAAAGCGGTGTTGCTTGTTTCGTTTGAGCTTGATGAGGTCATGAACGTCAGCGACCGGATCGCCGTGATTTATGAAGGGAAAATTGTCGCCATCGTTGATCCGAAAGAAACGACGGAACAAGAACTCGGACTGCTGATGGCTGGAAGCAAACGGAAGGAAGCAGGTGTGTCGTCATGA
- a CDS encoding ABC transporter permease — protein MNVYDVLQTIIPTAIFFAAPLIFTALGGVFSERSGVVNIGLEGLMIIGAFIGVVFNLTFADQLGPLTPWLALVAAIVVGALFSLLHAVASVTFRADQVVSGVAINFLALGLSLFLVKKMYGKGQTDQIQVGFDKIDVPVLSDIPVIGPLLFSNAYAPSYIAILLAFVSWYVIYKTPFGLRLRAVGEHPMAADTMGINVAQMRYIAVMISGALGGLGGAVYATIISRDFSHATISGHGFMALAAMIFGKWHPMGAMGAALFFGLAQSLSIVGQTIPFLENVPTVYLLIAPYVLTILALAGFIGRAEAPKAAGTPYVKGKR, from the coding sequence GTGAACGTGTATGACGTACTGCAAACGATTATCCCGACAGCGATTTTCTTTGCTGCTCCCCTTATTTTCACCGCGCTTGGCGGCGTGTTTAGCGAACGGTCCGGCGTTGTCAACATCGGGCTTGAAGGGCTGATGATCATCGGTGCGTTTATCGGCGTTGTTTTTAATCTAACGTTTGCCGACCAGCTCGGCCCGTTGACGCCATGGCTCGCCTTGGTGGCAGCCATCGTGGTCGGCGCATTGTTTTCTTTGCTCCATGCGGTCGCTTCGGTGACGTTTCGCGCCGATCAAGTCGTCAGCGGGGTGGCGATCAACTTTTTAGCCCTCGGCTTGTCGCTGTTTTTGGTGAAAAAAATGTACGGCAAAGGGCAAACAGATCAAATTCAAGTCGGATTTGACAAAATTGACGTGCCGGTGTTAAGCGATATTCCGGTCATCGGCCCGCTGCTGTTTTCCAATGCGTACGCGCCGTCGTATATCGCGATTCTTTTGGCATTCGTTTCTTGGTACGTCATTTATAAAACTCCGTTTGGCCTTCGGCTGCGCGCTGTTGGCGAACATCCGATGGCGGCCGATACGATGGGGATCAACGTCGCCCAAATGCGCTATATCGCCGTCATGATCAGCGGAGCGCTCGGCGGCCTAGGCGGTGCGGTGTATGCGACGATCATCTCCCGCGACTTCAGCCATGCAACGATTTCCGGGCACGGATTTATGGCGCTTGCGGCGATGATTTTTGGCAAATGGCATCCGATGGGCGCGATGGGGGCGGCGCTGTTTTTCGGATTGGCGCAAAGTTTAAGCATCGTTGGACAAACAATCCCGTTTTTGGAAAACGTTCCGACAGTGTATTTGCTCATTGCCCCTTATGTGCTCACGATTTTAGCGCTCGCCGGCTTTATCGGCCGTGCCGAAGCGCCGAAAGCGGCCGGCACGCCATATGTGAAAGGAAAACGGTAA